Proteins encoded by one window of Planktothrix tepida PCC 9214:
- the lptC gene encoding LPS export ABC transporter periplasmic protein LptC produces the protein MRLLLLWVIILVGISACAPKNVEPTSTDAKSKTSKEFERTLTLDDVTLEQADEQGKLLWNIKAKQVSYSKDQKMATVKNPVGELYDQGKLLYKIKADQGEFEQNSKRIFLRNNIVATDPNTGLVLKGKELEWIVQQNIIAVRNGVTGDHAQLQAIAKEVQVFYRQKRVEFWDKATVSSKNPVVKLQSDHIVWLWEQQLLTSNLKTQIERYQNQTITDRGVAETAEMNLKTQIATLRKNAQIALSQPPLQISSNELQWNYQKRTISSPQFITIIEREQQVTVTANQGWGDLKDNIFYLTGNVVGIGAKRQAQLNSNLLTWYVPQQSFSAEGNVVYRQIDPPFNLMGEKAVGKFENDTVVVSGGNTGTPVVTEIVPE, from the coding sequence ATGCGGTTGTTACTCCTTTGGGTGATAATTTTAGTCGGAATTTCTGCCTGCGCCCCAAAAAACGTCGAACCAACTTCAACGGACGCTAAATCGAAGACTTCTAAAGAATTTGAACGGACATTAACCTTAGATGATGTTACGTTAGAACAAGCTGATGAACAAGGAAAATTACTCTGGAACATTAAAGCCAAACAAGTTAGTTATAGTAAAGACCAGAAAATGGCAACCGTGAAAAATCCGGTTGGAGAACTATATGATCAAGGGAAACTTCTATATAAAATTAAGGCAGATCAAGGAGAATTTGAACAGAATAGCAAACGAATTTTTCTACGCAATAATATTGTAGCAACTGATCCCAATACAGGCTTAGTTTTGAAGGGAAAAGAGTTAGAATGGATTGTCCAACAAAATATTATTGCGGTGCGGAATGGCGTTACAGGAGATCATGCTCAACTTCAAGCCATTGCTAAAGAAGTTCAGGTTTTTTATCGTCAAAAACGGGTAGAATTTTGGGATAAAGCCACGGTTAGTTCTAAAAATCCTGTTGTCAAGTTACAAAGTGATCATATTGTTTGGTTATGGGAACAACAACTATTAACCAGTAATTTAAAAACCCAAATTGAACGATATCAAAATCAAACCATTACAGACCGAGGGGTTGCAGAAACCGCCGAAATGAATTTAAAAACCCAAATTGCTACCCTCAGAAAAAATGCCCAAATTGCTTTATCTCAACCTCCGTTACAAATTTCCAGTAATGAATTACAATGGAATTATCAGAAACGTACCATTAGTTCCCCTCAATTTATTACCATTATTGAACGAGAACAACAAGTTACTGTGACCGCTAATCAAGGTTGGGGAGATTTAAAAGATAATATCTTTTATTTAACCGGAAATGTTGTTGGTATTGGCGCAAAACGTCAAGCACAACTCAATTCTAATTTACTGACTTGGTATGTTCCTCAACAGTCTTTTTCCGCCGAAGGAAATGTGGTCTATCGTCAAATTGATCCCCCGTTTAATTTAATGGGGGAAAAAGCCGTTGGTAAATTTGAGAATGATACCGTTGTTGTCAGTGGCGGGAATACAGGAACCCCTGTCGTTACGGAAATTGTACCGGAATAG
- a CDS encoding helix-hairpin-helix domain-containing protein has product MSNLSRWFQKVPQWLYWSLFPVLGGLAIVYAGNKTKTQSWIYTGLGFVAAAFILSNTSFAGIVWIGQIITAIALRKEFLAKTFHNPLSSSNESHLIQLIAKHRDKIDINNCSKHDLVHGLDLPIVYANQIEEMKREGYNFTSLEELSELIGIPQSTLQRIAPLILFSFDINKEIHHSWRRLNVLSIDELVELGLNINAAKIIVLERQQRGGYKSFLDFKKRTKLPLHIYRHIL; this is encoded by the coding sequence GTGTCCAATCTATCTCGATGGTTTCAGAAAGTTCCGCAGTGGTTATACTGGTCTTTATTTCCTGTATTAGGTGGGTTAGCCATTGTCTATGCGGGAAATAAAACCAAAACTCAATCTTGGATTTATACAGGGTTAGGGTTTGTCGCTGCGGCTTTTATTTTATCAAATACGTCCTTTGCTGGCATAGTTTGGATCGGTCAAATTATAACAGCGATCGCTCTGAGAAAAGAATTTTTAGCTAAAACTTTTCATAATCCTTTATCGAGTTCAAACGAATCTCATCTCATCCAATTAATTGCTAAACATCGAGATAAAATTGATATTAATAATTGCTCCAAACATGATTTAGTACATGGATTAGATTTACCGATTGTTTATGCCAATCAAATAGAAGAAATGAAACGGGAAGGTTACAATTTTACGAGTTTAGAAGAACTTTCAGAATTAATTGGCATTCCTCAATCAACGCTACAACGAATCGCACCGTTAATTTTATTCAGTTTTGATATTAATAAAGAAATCCATCATTCCTGGCGACGGTTAAATGTGTTGTCAATTGATGAATTAGTTGAATTAGGACTAAACATCAATGCTGCTAAAATCATTGTTTTAGAACGTCAACAGCGTGGGGGTTATAAGTCTTTTCTAGATTTTAAAAAACGGACAAAATTACCGTTACATATCTATCGCCATATTTTATAA
- a CDS encoding NINE protein, which yields MKNKIVAALLAFFLGIFGVHKFYLGENLGGILYLLFSWTFIPGFLAFFDFLGLLLMSDQAFNAKFNPGIPYSVLDGSRSAQDITVALSQLKKLYDQDAITAEEYEEKRRKLLNEL from the coding sequence ATGAAAAATAAAATCGTAGCCGCGTTACTGGCTTTCTTTTTAGGGATATTTGGAGTTCATAAGTTTTATTTAGGGGAAAATTTAGGCGGAATTCTTTATTTATTGTTTTCTTGGACTTTTATTCCCGGATTTCTAGCCTTTTTTGATTTTCTAGGTTTATTGTTAATGTCGGATCAAGCGTTCAATGCTAAATTTAATCCAGGTATTCCTTACTCAGTTTTAGATGGAAGTCGTTCTGCACAGGATATTACTGTAGCACTCTCTCAACTGAAAAAACTGTATGATCAAGATGCCATTACCGCCGAAGAATATGAAGAAAAACGCCGGAAATTATTAAATGAACTGTAA
- a CDS encoding NblA/ycf18 family protein, which translates to MNQPAELSLEQQFSLTSFKLQVGQMSREQAQEFLINLYEHMMVRENMYQHFLKHHWGLEPNFVQE; encoded by the coding sequence ATGAATCAACCCGCAGAACTATCTCTTGAGCAACAATTTAGCCTGACTTCCTTTAAGCTGCAAGTCGGTCAAATGAGCCGAGAACAGGCGCAGGAATTTTTAATCAATCTCTATGAACACATGATGGTGCGGGAAAATATGTATCAGCATTTTCTCAAACACCATTGGGGTCTGGAGCCTAATTTTGTACAAGAATAA
- a CDS encoding anhydro-N-acetylmuramic acid kinase, translating to MMRVMGLISGTSVDGIDVALVEITGCQRDLTVEFVTGATYPYPSELRSQILQVCSGTPLSLAELAQLDDAIARTFAQAVMTLQQSSQPADLIGSHGQTVFHRPPQSTQLGYSLQLGRGELIAHLTGITTVSNFRVGDIAAGGHGAPLVPILDAYLLRHPQYHRCIQNIGGIGNVTYLPKLNSTPILGWDTGPGNTLLDLAVQYFSQGTQSYDKDGAWAATGTPCLPLVEQWLQQDFFQQPPPKSTGRELFGWDYWQRCLTELEPYKLSAADVLATLTELTAASIYHSYCQFLPQLPDEILLCGGGSHNRYLKYRLQTLFNPIPVFSTSELGLNADFKEAITFAVLAYWRWLGIPGNLPSVTGAVSEVLLGEIHTVFTPNVIP from the coding sequence ATAATGCGTGTAATGGGTTTGATCAGTGGAACCTCCGTTGATGGGATTGATGTCGCTCTAGTTGAGATTACGGGTTGCCAACGGGATCTGACGGTGGAATTCGTGACAGGAGCAACTTATCCCTATCCTTCGGAGTTGCGATCGCAAATTTTGCAGGTGTGCAGTGGAACCCCCCTCTCCCTGGCAGAATTAGCTCAATTGGATGATGCGATCGCCCGAACCTTTGCTCAGGCTGTCATGACCTTACAACAGTCTTCTCAACCAGCCGATCTCATTGGTTCCCACGGACAAACGGTGTTTCATCGTCCTCCCCAAAGCACCCAACTCGGTTACAGTCTGCAACTGGGACGGGGGGAACTCATTGCCCATTTAACAGGGATCACAACGGTGAGTAACTTTAGGGTGGGGGATATTGCCGCCGGAGGTCATGGAGCACCTCTGGTTCCCATTCTGGATGCTTATCTGCTGCGTCATCCCCAATATCATCGCTGTATTCAAAATATCGGGGGAATTGGCAATGTTACTTATTTACCGAAACTGAACTCTACCCCGATCTTAGGTTGGGATACCGGGCCGGGAAATACGTTACTGGATTTAGCGGTACAATATTTTTCCCAAGGCACTCAAAGTTATGACAAAGATGGAGCCTGGGCAGCGACGGGAACGCCTTGTCTGCCTTTGGTAGAACAATGGTTACAGCAAGATTTTTTTCAACAACCGCCCCCAAAATCGACGGGACGAGAATTATTTGGTTGGGACTATTGGCAACGCTGTTTAACGGAACTAGAACCCTATAAGTTAAGTGCAGCCGATGTTTTAGCGACATTAACTGAATTAACCGCTGCTTCAATTTATCACAGTTATTGTCAATTTTTGCCCCAGTTACCCGATGAAATTTTATTGTGTGGGGGGGGAAGCCATAACCGCTATTTGAAATATCGGTTACAGACTTTGTTTAATCCGATTCCTGTTTTTTCCACTTCTGAACTAGGCTTAAATGCTGATTTTAAAGAAGCGATCACGTTTGCCGTTTTAGCCTATTGGCGCTGGTTAGGAATCCCTGGAAATTTACCTTCAGTAACAGGGGCAGTTTCTGAGGTGTTACTGGGAGAAATTCATACTGTCTTTACTCCCAACGTGATACCATGA
- a CDS encoding PP2C family protein-serine/threonine phosphatase produces MKRYFAGMTDTGNVRNVNQDAYYIDPDGRFFIVADGMGGHAGGQEASLIASQTIKEYILEHWESSDQSPILLKNAFVAANNAILKDQQKHPERSDMGTTAVVALFREDQENPWFANVGDSRLYRLRGHQLQQITEDQTWVAQAVKRNALTADEARSHPWRHVLSQCLGREDLSEISIDQMDVQPGDRLLLCSDGLTEELSDTIITANLKSIRACEAAAKALVKEAKDREGRDNITVIVVAVGSVES; encoded by the coding sequence ATGAAACGTTATTTCGCTGGGATGACGGATACAGGCAATGTTCGGAACGTCAACCAAGATGCTTACTATATTGATCCTGATGGCCGTTTTTTCATTGTTGCTGATGGCATGGGCGGACACGCCGGAGGTCAGGAGGCGAGTTTGATTGCCTCCCAAACCATTAAAGAATACATCCTTGAGCATTGGGAGAGTTCTGATCAATCCCCAATTCTCCTCAAAAATGCGTTTGTCGCCGCCAACAACGCTATTTTAAAGGATCAACAAAAACATCCTGAACGCTCCGACATGGGAACAACGGCGGTTGTCGCCTTATTCCGAGAAGATCAGGAGAACCCTTGGTTTGCCAATGTCGGAGATTCTCGTTTATATCGTTTGCGCGGACATCAGTTACAACAAATTACAGAAGATCAAACTTGGGTGGCTCAAGCGGTGAAACGTAATGCCTTAACTGCTGATGAGGCTCGTTCTCATCCTTGGCGTCATGTTCTGTCTCAATGTTTGGGACGCGAAGATCTTTCGGAAATTAGTATTGATCAGATGGATGTACAACCGGGAGATCGTTTGTTGTTGTGTAGTGATGGGTTGACGGAAGAACTTTCAGATACAATCATCACGGCTAACCTCAAATCCATTCGAGCTTGTGAAGCCGCAGCGAAGGCTTTAGTCAAAGAAGCAAAAGACCGGGAAGGGCGGGACAATATTACCGTTATTGTGGTCGCGGTTGGATCGGTAGAGAGTTAA